In the genome of Mastomys coucha isolate ucsf_1 unplaced genomic scaffold, UCSF_Mcou_1 pScaffold21, whole genome shotgun sequence, the window AGGAGGAGGATGCTGCAGAGACCTGATGGAGAACATCAAGGACCAGAGGGCTCCGTCAGTaagtccttgcctagcatgcagactCCTGGGAAGCCATCACTGAACAAAAAGCTCTGGTGACACAAGCATATAAGCCCAACAcctaggaggtagaagcaggatcATGAGTTCCAAGtgatcctgggctacataagctGTTGCAGACCAGCCTGGAATACttgagaccctgcctttaaaaggGGGTGGGTGAGTGCCAGAGACATGATTCAGAAGTTGAGAGCTCAGTCAGGTTCAAGCCCctggcactcacatggtagcttacaaccacccatatcTTCAGCTCCATGGAAtatgatgacctcttctgacgTCCCCAGGAACCAGGCACACTGTGGTTCACAGAGATACGCATGCAAGCAAAaggttcacacacataaaataaacatcaaaaagTAAAACTGCAGAcctagagacagagagggaaagagtcaTGTTGGGGAGCGGGCggatgaaggagaaaaagagagaattaaGACCAAGGCAGAGGGTAATAGAAATAAGCAGGTACGGAGAACAGAGGAACACAGAGATTGGAGGAAGactaagagaagaaacaaagacagggaCGCTGAGACACTCCCAGAAACAAATCAACCCCATCCTCTTCCAGGGCCCCCTACCTTACCCTGGTCTGGGCTCCCTGCCAGGCAGGAAAATGAGATCCAACAGGCAAGGGAGGGGCAGGAACAGCGAACTGACAGCCACACCCAGGGGCTGCTTGCTGCAGGCCTGAGTGGGCCCCTCCAGCCTATGCCCCTACATCCATCTGTCTGCTGCCTTGACCTAGTCTCAGATAGGTCCATAGCCCTCCTGCGGGGGGTGCGAGGAGAGCGCTGGAGACCAGGCACTGTAGTAATAGACTTGGGACCTTGGCAGGGCATGAAAACCAGAGCCTAGGGATAGAGTTGCCCCGGGTCTGGGGCAAGGTGTAAGCAGAGATGCATGTGAGAAGGCATACAGAAGCCACAAGGCTGGCATGCCTGGGGAAGAGCAGCAAACATTAGGGAGGTCAGGTACATGAGCAGACAGCATACAGGCTTCCAGGAGCAAtggaaagagccaggcatggtgggtggggagggtacactttttttttctccccaagacagggtttctctgtgtagcccttgctgtcctggaacttactctgtagaccaggctggccttgaactcagagacccaccctcttgcctttgcttcctgagtgttgggattgaaggtatgGGTCAGTACCACCTGACAAGGCCCAGTCTTTTTAGGGGGGGGGGCAGTTGGAGAGTGGCTTGGTGATTCAgaccactgactgttcttccaggggactgGGGTTCAACTCCCAATACCCACATTGCAGCTTGGAATCATTTGttactccacttccaggggatctgatgccctcttctggcctccagcacTGGGAACATATGTGGTATCAAGATTTACAAGTAGGCAAAGCacttatacaataaaataaaggttatttataaaaagaaaaaagaaaagtaacagaagTGATTAAGTCCCAGATGTGAGTTCCTAGGAACCAAAGGCACAGAGCCCAGGAGTGTCAGGCCAGTGATGTTAAATGTTAGTGTTGTCTTTAGGAGTCAGGAGCATATTGAGGAAGCAGGCGGTACACCTGTCTGGCATTTGAAGGTACTGTCCAGAACAGTCCCCCAGAAACAACTGGGGGACTGAGAACAGGTCTACAGGTACAGGAGACTTAGGGGGATAAGCAAGCGTGcgctcgcgcgcgcgcgcggacacacacacacacacacacacacacacacacacaccctcagggAGAATAGATATAAGAGCTGGAAGCTGAGTGTGGACATGGGGTTAGGTACTCAAGGAACAGAGAAGCCCCAAACTCTTGCGCCTCCCACACTAGTCTCCGCCCTGCTTCTCTCGCCCTTAAAATTCCCTGCCAATTCAACTGCTTCTCAACACTGAGGATCTCAGACAGGATGGTCACCTGTGTGGCAGTATTGCTGCTGCTGACTCTAATGCTGATGCTTTGGTGGGGCTGGTTGGCCCGCCGAGCTCAGATGCACAAAGACTTACCCCCTGGTCCTGCACCGCTCCCGTTGCTGGGGAACTTGCTGAAGCTACAGTCTGGACACTTGGACCGTGTGCTCATGGAGGTAGCTCCTACTGTGGGTTGGGAAAGCGGAACTCTGGATTTGTGAAAGGTGCTGTTATGCCCAGAAGAGAGGGTAGAAATCCCAGTTCACTGAAGAGACAGGATTTGGAGCCTGGATCCCTGTGTCTGAGGGAGGAGAGTGAGGCCTGGATCCCTGTGTCTAAGAGCTGGTGCCTAGACTCCAGGCAGTTTAGAACTGGACCTGTAGAATGAGGGGGTGAGACAGAAACTTTGTGGTCTAAGGAAGATGAGAGCTCTGAGGTCTCCATGGTACTTCCCATAGCTCTCCAGCCGCTGGGGCCCAGTGTTCACCGTGTGGCTGGGTCCGCTCCCTGCAGTGGTGCTGTGCGGCTATGCGGCGCTCCGGGATGCATTAGTACTGCAGGCAGATGCGTTCTCCGGCCGCGGGGCCATGCCTATCTTCGAACGCTTCACCCATGGAAACGGTGAGGCCCAGGGGTAGGTGGAAGTGAATACTAGACCACTCAATTTGATCTAAGGACCAGTGGAGCCGAGCAAAATGGGAGGTGCCTAAGAAAGAATGATGCTAATGAGGTCAAACTGTTGTTAGGCCTGAGGTCCAATGGAGGTTCACAATGTAGCCAATAGCAGTCGCCTAAGTTCCTAAGAGCTGGTCAGGGATCCTACAGGCAAAGATGAGGTCAGGCTGCATGGTTTCAGCTGAGATGCTTGGCACATGGTGTGGGAAGTACAAAACAGTAAGAAGCCATCCTTAGAGTGGTAAGGAAGTGACTAGGCCCAGCATGGCCAACTTTTTGAGTTTTGGATTCCACTATAGGCATAGTGTTTTCTAACGGGCCGCGTTGGCGCACGCTTCGCAACTTTACACTTGGAGTGCTGAGGGAGCTTGGCGTGGGTACGAGTACCATTGAGGATCGCATTCTGGAGGAGACGGCATGTGTGCTGGACGAATTTCAAGCCACCATGGGTGCGGTCTGGCAGGAAAATATAAGTAcctggtttggggggggggtggtggtgactGATGGACTGCCAAAACGCTCTGGATACAATGCAAATCCAAGGGAGCTATGTGAAGGAgggaccacagcttctgtgtgggGGTGTCAAACCACCTTATTCAGAGGTTTGAGGGTGAGGGTCTCCTCTGCAGATCTTAACTGAAGTAGTCACTTTTAGAGGACCACAGCTTTATTACTCAGAGCTGCTCTCACCCCCAGGAGCTCCATTTGACCCCCGGCAGCTACTAGATAACGCTGTATCCAATGTCATTTGTACTGTGGTCTTCGGAAAACGCTATAACTATGGGGACCCAAAGTTCCTGAGACTCCTGGACCTCTTCAGTGACAATTTCCGTATTATGAGTTCCCGATGGGGTGAGGTGAGAGGATGGGCTCCAATCTCTCATTTTACATGCAGCCTTGTGCTAAAGTCCAGGAACACAGCCCTACCTACAGTGACTATAGATTTAATGACAAAGTTCTACAACCTACAAAATCCTGATTTAATTTCCCCACTGAAAAAGCATGGCCTTGTCCAGGGCCTATTAAGACTGTTTCAACAGGGTATGGgggtacacacctttgattccagcactgggaaggcaaaggcaggaggatctctaatttgaggccagcctagtctacatatagagttccaggctaaccaagGATAGTGAGAATatctgaaggaagaaaagaagggagggaggcaaggagggagggagggaaggagggagagaaggaaaaagaaaaaaagaaccctgTTTCTCCAGACATACAATATGTTCCCATCCTTCATGGACTGGATCCCTGGACCCCACCACCGAATCTTCAAAAATTTCCAAGAGCTCCGACTCTTCATCTCTGAGCAAATTCAGTGGCACCGGCAGACACGACGGGTTGGGGAACCCCGAGACTTCATTGATCGTTTTCTCGACCAAATGGATAAGGTACCAGTCCCTGCTACCCTTAACCATACCCACCCTGCCAACCAGCAGGCATTAGAGTGCCTCTGTCCATCCCCAGGAACAGGAggacctggaaagccattttCAGGATGAGACACTGGTGATGACTACTCACAATCTGTTCTTTGGTGGCACTGAGACCACAAGCACCACTTTGCGTTATGGGCTCCTCATTATGCTCAAGTACCCTGAGGTGGCAGGTTTGAGAACTGGgtccacccctcccctcccctctccctaagTGAAGAGAGGGTGGCTGGGGTGGGATCTCAGTAAAGCACAACTCACAGCCTCCAATGACCTCAGCCAAGGTGCAAGAGGAGCTGGATGCCACTGTAGGTCGGACCCGTG includes:
- the LOC116101871 gene encoding cytochrome P450 2F3-like; translation: MVTCVAVLLLLTLMLMLWWGWLARRAQMHKDLPPGPAPLPLLGNLLKLQSGHLDRVLMELSSRWGPVFTVWLGPLPAVVLCGYAALRDALVLQADAFSGRGAMPIFERFTHGNGIVFSNGPRWRTLRNFTLGVLRELGVGTSTIEDRILEETACVLDEFQATMGAPFDPRQLLDNAVSNVICTVVFGKRYNYGDPKFLRLLDLFSDNFRIMSSRWGETYNMFPSFMDWIPGPHHRIFKNFQELRLFISEQIQWHRQTRRVGEPRDFIDRFLDQMDKEQEDLESHFQDETLVMTTHNLFFGGTETTSTTLRYGLLIMLKYPEVAAKVQEELDATVGRTRAPRLEDRARLPYTNAVLHEIQRFISVLPLGLPRALTRDVNLRNQFLHKGTFVIPLLVSAHQDPTQFKDPDHFNPTNFLDDHGEFQNNDAFMPFGPGKRMCLGAGLARSEIFLFLTAILQKFSLLPVGSPDNINLTPQCTGLGNVPSAFQLRLVAR